The following is a genomic window from Sphingorhabdus sp. Alg231-15.
CTGCAACGCCAGCAATGCGCTATCTTCCATGTGACTAAGCGTGACATCAGATGGCAACTGTGTCTTCAAGTAGGCAATATCATTATGCTTGGTCGCGCCGTTAACGACCAGATAGAGATTACGGCCGGTATTGGTCACCATCAGGTCGTCCAATATGCCGCCATCCTGCGCCAGCAGCAGCGTGTAGCGGATTTTGCCTGCACCCAGGGCAGAGATATTGCCAGGAACAATCGCTTCCAGCGCGTCTGCCGCACCTTCACCATCCAATTGCACCTGCCCCATATGGCTGACATCAAACAAACCGGCATTGTCGCGGGTCCACAGATGCTCGGCCATCACGCCTTCAAACTGCACCGGCATTTCATAGCCCGCAAAGGGCACCATACGCGCGCCAAGGCTGCGGTGCCAGCTATCGAGCGGCAGTTTATTCAATGTCTCGGTTTTGTCATCACTCATTAAAAATTCCGCCCATGCAAAAGGTACAGCTCACAGCAAAAGCCTGTAAAACTGCCCCCTCTGTCACGGAACCTGAGAGTTTCATGGCAACCCATTGGCGGCCACTTACCCCTTCGGTGGAACGAGGCATTCCGGTCGGGAAGCTCGCTCTCTTTCCAGAGTGCTTGTGAAGCTTATGCGGTCCATCGGCCTGAGAGTTTCCGGGGCGGTTGCTCCTTCGGCGGCCAAGCTTTTTTTACGGAGTTTGGCGCTCTCCCGCATCGCTTCGTGATCTGTGCCTGCAAGGCGGCAATCAAAAGCAGCCGAAAGCGTGACCGAGCGGGCCTTGGGAGTCAATGATTCGATAGGCTAAAAGGCTGTAAAAATTTTAAGCCGTTTCGCGATCCGCCCATTTCCATATCGCATCATTTTCATAAATCTGATTGCCAGCCACATCTTCGGTTAGCAAAGCCGCTATCGCAGCCGCTACTTCTCGCCCGTCAATCGACCGATAACGTCGCAAGCTCCCGTGCAAAAGCAGGTCCATCAGCGGACTTGCGATAATAGCCAAACTTTCACCAAGCCGTGTATCATTGGTCCGTTCTCCGCGCAGCAATCCAGGCCGGATGATATCCAGCCGGTCAAATTGCTGAGCACGCATCAGCTCCTCTGCCTGCCCTTTGACCTTCAGATAGAATTGCGAAGCCTGCGCATTTGCCATTGTCGAGGATACCGCAATAAACTGCCTTGCTCCTGCGGCTTTGGCGGCCTGTGCAACCGTGCCAACCAGATCACGATCAACCGCTGCAAAGGCTTCTTTCGACCCGGCCTTTTTCATGGTGGAGCCAAGGCACGAAACCGTTCGCACAGCTTTGATGTCAGCAATGCTATCAGCCCATTGCTCGGTCGGCACAGCATGGATTATGGCTGCACCATAGTCGCCGTCTAGCGGTTTACGTACCAGCAGGTGAAGCCCTTGATCGCGTCCATCCGCGATGAGTTTGCGAACAAGAAGATTTCCGATCAGACCGGTTGCACCAACAATCAAAACGGGTTCTGCCATCATAGGTTCCCAAAAATTTCGCTATGGCTGTTGCTAGCATAGCGATCGGTCATACCGGCCATGAAATCGGCAATATGACGGATACGATCCGGTTCGGCGGACGGCAGCGCTGCCGCCCAGCTTTCAGGCATCAATTCGGGCTTGTCCCGATAGGCACCAACCAGATCAGCGACAACGACCCGCGCCTGGTCAGCTGCGGCCATCTGCTCGGGATGATTATAGAGGTTGGCATACATGAATTTTTTGAGTGTCCGTTCTTTCGCGGCCATATCATCCGAAAAACCGCCAATCATCACGCCAGCACTGCGCACATCATCGACTGTTGTGATGCCATGTTTCTTGATCCGTGAAACGGTCGTTTCGATCACATTATTCACCATCAGACCAATCTGATCGCGGATCAGTTCCGGTACCAGGCGATCCTGCTCAATATCCGGAAAGCGTGCGCAGATATCACTCCAGCGCTCCGCAATGAACGGCAGCGTCAGCAGTTGGTCTATGGTCAACAAGCCCGCCCGGATACCATCATCAATATCGTGATTGTCATAAGCGATATCGTCGGCAACCGCCGCGATCTGCGCCTCCAGCGACGGCCAGCTGTTCAGATCAAGCGCCATTCCAGAATTGGCTTCAGCCATCGCCCAGGTGGGTTGCGCAATCGGACCATTATGTTTCGCTAAACCTTCGAGCATCTCCCATGTCAGATTCAAGCCATCCCAGCGAGGATAAGGGCGCTCCAACTTGGTCAATGTTCTTATCGTCTGTGCATTATGATCAAAACCACCATGGTCAGCCAGCGCTTCCTCCAGCGCGTCTTCTCCCGCGTGGCCAAAGGGTGGATGGCCGATATCATGCGCCAGACATAATGCTTCGGTGAGATCTTCATTCAGCCCTAAAGAACGTGCAATGGTCCGGCCAATCTGCGCCACTTCCAGACTGTGGGTTAGGCGAACGCGGAAATGGTCGCCGTCAGGAGCGACAAAAACCTGCGTTTTATGGCGTAATCGGCGAAAGGATATCGAGTGAATGATGCGGTCGCGATCGCGCTGAAAATCATCGCGTGGCCCTCGGACGCTGCCGTCATTTTCAGAGCGCCCTTCATCATGACGCCGTCCGCGACTTTGACGCGGGTCGCTGGCATAGCTCGCGATCTGCGCCATCAGTTCAGCTTGTTCACTTTCGTGCCATCGGCACTTATCCAGGCAAAACCATCGCCGCCGCCCTTGCGGAAACCAGCTTCAAATTTTTTCGCTGCACCAATATCTTCAAATGGGCCAACAACGAGCCGCCGGGTCTTACCCCATGGCGACGTCCAGCCATTGGTCTCGGCGAACAGATCGGCATTTTTCTTCGACATGCGGCGATAATCAAATTTCAGCGCCTTGAGATCGGAGCCGGTGGCTATCTGAACCCAATAGCGTTTGGGATGTTCCGGCGGCTTAGGCTTTACCTCCGCCTTTTTGACGACCGGTTTTTCAGCCACAGGCCTCGGTTTTGCTGGGGTAATCTTACTCAGGTCAACAGGCACAACACCTGTTTTCCTCTCGGATTCGGGAACCGCAATTGCGCCAATAATGTCCGACAGCGGGCGAAGCGGTGTGGAGGCTGGTGCGTTATCTACCCCCGAACTCTGTATGATCGGAGAAGATCCGGCCGTTTGCGTCTTGGCCAGATCGAAGTTCACCAATTGCACGGGTTCCTTCGCATTGTTCTCTTTAGCCTCCGATGGCGGTTTCCTTCCGCCAATAGCCACTTTTCGGGTAACGCTTTCCAACACCAGCGATGGGGGTTTTGAACCAACATCCGTGCCAGCACCCGTCCTTTGTTTGGCATCACTTTTACCGGCAGCGGCAATATTGGTCTCAAATCCCGGTACGGCCTCGGCACTTGATTTCCGAGATGTGGTTTTCGTCAACGGATCATTCGGCCGGGCGATAGACGGTTTCACCAATGGCCGAACGCCTTTTGGTGTGGGCAGCGCATTTTGGGCGAGCTGCCTAGCCTCTCCAGCACTCTCGCGCGCCGCTTTTCCACGCTGCTCTTTGTCGCTACGCGTCGCGCCGGGCCTGCGGCGCGGTGAAGTGTCGGGCATCGCCAGAACCTTTGGCTTTTCAACACCTTGCCCCAGAGGCTCACCGATCGGGATCAAGCCCGCATCAGCCCCTGTTCCTCCGCGGACAGCATTGTTCGACGCAAAACGGACCGATGCCACATCAACACCGATATTCTCGCTTGCCGGAAAATGTCCGAAATGAACTGCGGCGGCCTTTTGTGCAGCAGTGAGTTTCGGCATCCGGTCGAAAAACGGTTTGATCGCCGTTGCCATTCGCTTCTGCATGGTTTGGCGTGCGATTTTGTTGGCGTCTTTTTCTTGCCCGTTCATCGCCAGTATAAAGGCGCGGTTGCGCCAGGCATCCCGATCACTTTTCTGCAGCAAGGGATATAATTTTTCCTCAGCTCCCGCGATATCGCCGCTTATTCCCAGCGAAATCGCATAGCGGCTCAGCAGTTTATCGCTCTTGTCATAGCGCAGAGCCAGCTCATAATCCTTTTGCGCGTCGGCATTGCGTCCGATCAGATCATAGGCCAGTCCGCGGTCGGCGGCGATATCCTTCGCTGGCACACCATTGGCTGTCGCCTCATCAAAATAGCGGATCGCACCAAAGGGATTCTGCTCTTCCAGCAAAGCGCGGGCCAGACCGGCCTTCACCCGGCCACTAGTCGAATAAATCTCGTTGGCCCGAGCCAGAAAACCAATGGCTGCACGCGTATCACCAAGCGCCAACGCCGCCAGCCCGGCGTCCGCAAGTGCCGAAGAATCGTTGGAGTTGCGCGCAATACGGCGCAATGCGTCCTGCAACTCCTTGCTCGCCGCCTGGTTATTGGATTGCGCCTGTACTGATTGGACAGGCAGACTCATTCCCGCCAGCGGCAGGCTCGCCAGAATCAGATATTTGTAGATCGTTTTCACAAGCCTATTAAACGGTCAGAACGTGCCGAAATCAAGCACCGGTCAAAAATTGCAAGGCCAGTTGCCCTCACCAAAAGACAAGGGCGATTGAATGGCACAAGAGGGACTTTCAAAGACCGATCGATGGCAATGACCTCACTGGTTGTTTTGGCGGTTCAGAAAGCGTGGAATGTCAAGGGGATCGCCCGACTTGTCATCGTCCTCATCTTCCTCGTCTTCGGCCTTGTTATTGCCGCGCGTCAGATTTGACATCCGCTCAAATAAGGTACCACCACCGCTGGCGACGCGGGGCGCAGGATCGGTCGGATGATCGTCACCGTCGGCTTGCATGTCTTCGCCGCCCAATACGAGTTCTTCCTCTTCGGGTTCTTCACTGACCATACCAGGTGTGAGAGATGCGAAAGAAGGTGCAGCAGCCGTTTCGTCTTCCAGATCATCATCATCAGAATAGGTCGCAGCAGGTGTTGGCTCCGGTTCTGGTTCCGGCTCCGGTTCCGGCTCAGGTTCTGCCTCCGCCTCTGGTTCGACCACCATCTCGGCCTCCGACGTTTCAAGGCTTTCAGCCATATCGAGAATTGGCTCCTCTTCGACTTCTTCCGCTTCAGGTTCAGCCGGGATGCTGGATGCAAAAGATGAAGTTGCCGGTGCCGGACTACTCATCGCAAAAGACGAGCTGGCGGGTGCAGCCACCGAGCCATCGCTGTCGATACCGGTTGCAACCACAGATACGCGGATGCGGCCATCAAGATTCTCGTTAAACGCGCTGCCCCAGATAATATTGGCATCAGGATCAACCAGTTCGCGAATATGATTGGCCGCTTCATCGACTTCCATCAGGCGCATATCTTCACCGCCAGTGATCGAAACGATAACGCCCTTCGCACCCTGCATCGAAACACCATCGAGCAGTGGGTTGGCAATCGCTTTTTCAGCGGCTTCCAGAGCACGGCCATCGCCTTCGGCTTCGCCAGTGCCCATCATCGCCTTGCCCATTTCGTGCATCACGGAGCGCACATCGGCAAAATCGAGGTTGATCAGGCCAGGCATCACCATCAGATCGGTGATCCCGCGAACGCCCTGTTGCAGCACTTCGTCAGCCAGCAAGAATGCTTCCTTGAACGTCGTGTTTGGATTGGCGACGAGGAACAGGTTCTGGTTGGGGATTATGATTAGCGTATCGACGTTTTTCTGCAATTCCTCGATACCGGCATTGGCTGATTTCATCCGCCGTGTGCCTTCAAAAGTGAACGGCTTGGTCACCACACCAACCGTTAAAATGCCCTTGTCGCGCGCGGCCTTTGCAATCACGGGAGCTGCGCCTGTACCGGTGCCGCCGCCCATACCAGCAGCGATAAAGCACATATGCGCACCTTCCAGTGCCTGCTCGACCATCTCCAGCGTTTCCTCGGCTGCGGCACGGCCAACTTCGGGACGAGAACCAGCACCCAGACCTTGAGTAATTTCGGGCCCGAGCTGAATACGGCGCTCTGCAGGAGAACTGTTGAGTGACTGCGCATCGGTGTTGCTGACGATGAAATCTACGCCTTCAACCTTTGCCGCGATCATATTTGCAATCGCGTTGCCGCCGGCGCCACCAACACCGATGACGGCGATACGTGGTTTCAACTCTTCCACTTCAGGTGGGCCAATATTGATGCTCATTTTATTGTCTCCCCAGACATAAACTCGATGTGTAACATTTGGGTAACGCTTTGCACAAATTTGATGTGGGAATCACCCGAAAAGTTAATTTATTTCGTAAATTCTTAAAAATTCCCCCGGATTGCCGACATCAACCGCCCAATTACCGCAGAACCGGCATATTTGTGGACGTTTTGATGGCTACTGGAAAGCGATCTGAGGTCGACAGGTTCTTGCGAGGCATAAAGCGCGAGACCCGCCAGACCGACAAAACCCGGACCGCTATGCGCATCTGGCAACGCCGTCAGACCGGTAGGCCGTCCGATGCGAACGGTTTGACCCAATGCTGACTGCGCGTAATCCGCAATCCCTTTTAGCTCAGCACCACCGCCACATAGCACGACCTGCCGTCCAACCGGTCCGGTAAAACCAAGTGTTTTCAGCGTCTGGCCAATTTCACCAATGAGATGATCAAGGCGTTGACGGATAACTCCGATGAGCTGCGCTTTTGTAATGCGACCCTCTTCGTCGGTTTCCGGTCCCGTCTCATCCAGTTGCAGATCAATCACGTCATGATTGTCTCGCGGGCTGGTCGTCGCCGATCCATGAAAACATTTAATCCGCTCGGCCTGCGCGCGGCGCAAACCAAAGGATGATGCAATATCGTCGGTAATATCTGCAGCGCCATAAGGCAGTGTCGCAAGACCGACCAGCATACCCCCTGCAAACAACGAAACGTTGGTAACCTCTGCTCCCAGTTCGACCAGTGCGACGCCCAGCTCACGTTCTTCCTTGGACAGACAGGCTGTGCCAGCCGCAATGGGAGACGCGATAATCGATTTCACGTTAAGATGGGCACCACGCACACTCATGTCGATATTGCGTACCGGCGATGCGTCAGCAAGGATCACATGGATGTCCACGCCCAGACGGTCAGCATGCAGGCCCTTCGGCTTCTTCACTCCGGCCAGTCCATCTATTGTGTAGAGCGCAGGCTGTGCGTGCAGGACCATCTTGCCTTGTGGATCGATGCTGTTGCGTCCGGCATTCAACAGATGGTCAATATCCTCCTGCTCAATCCGGTGACCGCCGAGTTCTGTTTCAACAGATGTCAGCATGCTGTTCAAACCACCGGCCGAAAAGCTCACCCAGACATCATCAATATTGGTTCCGGCAATACGCTCAGCCTGTTCAACTGCGTCGCGGACATCCAGTTCGGTCCGTTCGGTATCGGCAATATAACCGCGCTTCACGCCTTTGCTGGCACGCTGCCCGGTTCCCAGCACGGTAATATCGCCATTGTCCATCCGACCAGCGATCATCGCGGTGATCTTGGACGATCCAATATCCAAAGCGGTAAAAATCTTTTCTACCCGTGCTGCCATTTGTCTGTTCCCTTATTTCCTTTTTGCTGCCTCATGGTGCCCCCAATCGATAGCGTCTTGTTTAACCCTCTGGTTCTGGTGATGTCTCGGCCTTCGGCGGCATCCGAAGATAAGCGCGTTCTGAATCGCGCAGATCAAAATGAACAACCCCACGTCCGAGCAAGCGATTAACTCCGTCCATTCGGGCAAAGTTGAGCAGGGCCGCGGCCGCTGTCTCTTCACCTTCCGGCAATGCGAGCGTTTCCCCGCTTTCAAATTCCAGATTCCAGCGCCGATTACCGATCCAGGTCGCGCCTGTCACCATCGGACTGAGTGCCGGTGCAACGTTCAGTAACTTGGTAAGTTCCGGCACGCGTTTATTGGCTTTTTTACCCACAATCACAGGCAGATCTGGCATTTCTTCCTGCCGTATCTGTTGCAACGGGTATCCCGTCTGGTCGATCAGGGACAATTTGCCATCCCGCTGCCAGACGGCTGCGGGTTCCCGTTCGACAATTTCGACCACCAATGTGTCGGGCAAGCGGCGCGAGATCCGAGCATCCTTGATCCAGCCATTGCCCATCAGGTCTTCGCGCACCTGATCAATATCAACCAGCATCATGGAACGGTCTT
Proteins encoded in this region:
- a CDS encoding NAD(P)H-binding protein, which gives rise to MMAEPVLIVGATGLIGNLLVRKLIADGRDQGLHLLVRKPLDGDYGAAIIHAVPTEQWADSIADIKAVRTVSCLGSTMKKAGSKEAFAAVDRDLVGTVAQAAKAAGARQFIAVSSTMANAQASQFYLKVKGQAEELMRAQQFDRLDIIRPGLLRGERTNDTRLGESLAIIASPLMDLLLHGSLRRYRSIDGREVAAAIAALLTEDVAGNQIYENDAIWKWADRETA
- a CDS encoding deoxyguanosinetriphosphate triphosphohydrolase; translated protein: MAQIASYASDPRQSRGRRHDEGRSENDGSVRGPRDDFQRDRDRIIHSISFRRLRHKTQVFVAPDGDHFRVRLTHSLEVAQIGRTIARSLGLNEDLTEALCLAHDIGHPPFGHAGEDALEEALADHGGFDHNAQTIRTLTKLERPYPRWDGLNLTWEMLEGLAKHNGPIAQPTWAMAEANSGMALDLNSWPSLEAQIAAVADDIAYDNHDIDDGIRAGLLTIDQLLTLPFIAERWSDICARFPDIEQDRLVPELIRDQIGLMVNNVIETTVSRIKKHGITTVDDVRSAGVMIGGFSDDMAAKERTLKKFMYANLYNHPEQMAAADQARVVVADLVGAYRDKPELMPESWAAALPSAEPDRIRHIADFMAGMTDRYASNSHSEIFGNL
- a CDS encoding SPOR domain-containing protein; the encoded protein is MKTIYKYLILASLPLAGMSLPVQSVQAQSNNQAASKELQDALRRIARNSNDSSALADAGLAALALGDTRAAIGFLARANEIYSTSGRVKAGLARALLEEQNPFGAIRYFDEATANGVPAKDIAADRGLAYDLIGRNADAQKDYELALRYDKSDKLLSRYAISLGISGDIAGAEEKLYPLLQKSDRDAWRNRAFILAMNGQEKDANKIARQTMQKRMATAIKPFFDRMPKLTAAQKAAAVHFGHFPASENIGVDVASVRFASNNAVRGGTGADAGLIPIGEPLGQGVEKPKVLAMPDTSPRRRPGATRSDKEQRGKAARESAGEARQLAQNALPTPKGVRPLVKPSIARPNDPLTKTTSRKSSAEAVPGFETNIAAAGKSDAKQRTGAGTDVGSKPPSLVLESVTRKVAIGGRKPPSEAKENNAKEPVQLVNFDLAKTQTAGSSPIIQSSGVDNAPASTPLRPLSDIIGAIAVPESERKTGVVPVDLSKITPAKPRPVAEKPVVKKAEVKPKPPEHPKRYWVQIATGSDLKALKFDYRRMSKKNADLFAETNGWTSPWGKTRRLVVGPFEDIGAAKKFEAGFRKGGGDGFAWISADGTKVNKLN
- the ftsZ gene encoding cell division protein FtsZ; translated protein: MSINIGPPEVEELKPRIAVIGVGGAGGNAIANMIAAKVEGVDFIVSNTDAQSLNSSPAERRIQLGPEITQGLGAGSRPEVGRAAAEETLEMVEQALEGAHMCFIAAGMGGGTGTGAAPVIAKAARDKGILTVGVVTKPFTFEGTRRMKSANAGIEELQKNVDTLIIIPNQNLFLVANPNTTFKEAFLLADEVLQQGVRGITDLMVMPGLINLDFADVRSVMHEMGKAMMGTGEAEGDGRALEAAEKAIANPLLDGVSMQGAKGVIVSITGGEDMRLMEVDEAANHIRELVDPDANIIWGSAFNENLDGRIRVSVVATGIDSDGSVAAPASSSFAMSSPAPATSSFASSIPAEPEAEEVEEEPILDMAESLETSEAEMVVEPEAEAEPEPEPEPEPEPEPTPAATYSDDDDLEDETAAAPSFASLTPGMVSEEPEEEELVLGGEDMQADGDDHPTDPAPRVASGGGTLFERMSNLTRGNNKAEDEEDEDDDKSGDPLDIPRFLNRQNNQ
- the ftsA gene encoding cell division protein FtsA, producing MAARVEKIFTALDIGSSKITAMIAGRMDNGDITVLGTGQRASKGVKRGYIADTERTELDVRDAVEQAERIAGTNIDDVWVSFSAGGLNSMLTSVETELGGHRIEQEDIDHLLNAGRNSIDPQGKMVLHAQPALYTIDGLAGVKKPKGLHADRLGVDIHVILADASPVRNIDMSVRGAHLNVKSIIASPIAAGTACLSKEERELGVALVELGAEVTNVSLFAGGMLVGLATLPYGAADITDDIASSFGLRRAQAERIKCFHGSATTSPRDNHDVIDLQLDETGPETDEEGRITKAQLIGVIRQRLDHLIGEIGQTLKTLGFTGPVGRQVVLCGGGAELKGIADYAQSALGQTVRIGRPTGLTALPDAHSGPGFVGLAGLALYASQEPVDLRSLSSSHQNVHKYAGSAVIGRLMSAIRGNF
- a CDS encoding FtsQ-type POTRA domain-containing protein; translated protein: MTAASVRRTNKKSKAKPRKASRKKVRQVSIFDKILRAMPVTEAQVQKGLTWGLVGVFILGAYSVAHYTGINERISSQIATSVGAAGFEVKRVEVTGVNRIDELKVYEITLAQKDRSMMLVDIDQVREDLMGNGWIKDARISRRLPDTLVVEIVEREPAAVWQRDGKLSLIDQTGYPLQQIRQEEMPDLPVIVGKKANKRVPELTKLLNVAPALSPMVTGATWIGNRRWNLEFESGETLALPEGEETAAAALLNFARMDGVNRLLGRGVVHFDLRDSERAYLRMPPKAETSPEPEG